Proteins from a single region of Hymenobacter aquaticus:
- a CDS encoding phosphoribosylanthranilate isomerase, which produces MNFSAAPLRIKVCGMRQPENIAAVGALEPDFLGFIFYPKSKRQVPATLTELPALPAGCRTVGVFVDESTANIRAKVAQLGLDLVQLHGHETPAQCAELQAAGIPVIKAFSVDAAFDFAALLPYVPSCSFFLFDTKGEQPGGNGTAFDWNILRGYTLPVPYFLAGGLDLEHAPALRELNLPGLYAVDLNSRFETQPGLKDAARLAPMLRQLRT; this is translated from the coding sequence ATGAACTTTTCCGCCGCCCCCCTGCGAATCAAGGTGTGCGGGATGCGGCAGCCGGAAAACATTGCGGCCGTCGGGGCGCTGGAACCGGATTTCCTGGGCTTTATCTTCTACCCGAAGTCGAAGCGGCAGGTGCCCGCCACGCTTACCGAGCTGCCGGCGCTGCCGGCCGGCTGCCGCACGGTGGGCGTGTTCGTGGATGAGTCGACGGCGAATATCCGGGCGAAAGTAGCGCAGCTGGGCCTGGATCTGGTGCAGCTGCACGGCCACGAAACCCCGGCCCAGTGCGCTGAGCTGCAAGCGGCGGGCATTCCGGTTATCAAAGCGTTTTCGGTGGATGCCGCCTTCGATTTCGCCGCGCTGCTGCCCTACGTGCCCAGCTGCTCCTTCTTTCTGTTTGACACGAAAGGGGAGCAGCCCGGCGGCAACGGCACGGCCTTCGACTGGAATATTCTGCGCGGCTACACCCTGCCGGTGCCCTACTTTCTGGCCGGCGGCCTGGATCTGGAGCACGCGCCGGCCTTGCGGGAGCTGAACCTGCCGGGCCTGTACGCCGTGGATCTGAACAGCCGGTTTGAAACCCAGCCCGGCCTGAAAGACGCCGCCCGCCTGGCGCCCATGCTCCGGCAGCTCCGCACCTGA
- the trpB gene encoding tryptophan synthase subunit beta → MNTTFQPNARGYYGEFGGAFIPEMLYPNVEELREQYVQIMADPGYQQELQQLLRDYVGRPTPLFEAKRLSARYNTRIFLKREDLCHTGAHKVNNTVGQILLARRLGKTRIIAETGAGQHGVATATVCALMGMECIVYMGKTDTERQRPNVERMRLLGAKVVAVTSGSQTLKDATNEAIRDWISNPVDTHYIIGSVVGPHPYPDLVARLQSVISEEMRKQLLEKVGTELPDYVVACVGGGSNAAGAFYHFLDEPSVQLVAVEAAGHGIHSGHSAATSVLGTPGIIHGSRTLLMQDEHGQITEPYSLSAGLDYPGIGPLHAHLGASGRARFISIEDDEALRAVAELSRLEGIIPALETAHALAALGQLGAAPYDVVVVNLSGRGDKDLETYMKYADQLK, encoded by the coding sequence ATGAATACGACCTTTCAACCCAATGCCCGCGGCTACTACGGCGAATTTGGGGGAGCTTTCATTCCGGAAATGCTCTACCCCAACGTGGAGGAGCTGCGCGAGCAGTACGTGCAGATCATGGCCGACCCCGGCTACCAGCAGGAGCTGCAGCAGCTGCTGCGCGACTACGTGGGCCGGCCCACGCCGCTGTTCGAAGCCAAACGGCTGTCGGCGCGCTACAACACCCGCATTTTCCTCAAGCGCGAAGACCTGTGCCACACCGGCGCCCACAAAGTCAACAACACCGTCGGTCAGATTCTGCTGGCCCGGCGGCTGGGCAAAACGCGCATCATTGCCGAAACCGGCGCCGGCCAGCACGGCGTGGCCACGGCCACCGTCTGCGCGCTGATGGGCATGGAGTGCATCGTGTACATGGGCAAAACCGACACCGAGCGGCAGCGGCCCAACGTGGAGCGCATGCGCCTGCTCGGGGCCAAGGTGGTGGCCGTAACCAGCGGCAGCCAGACCCTGAAAGATGCCACCAACGAGGCCATCCGCGACTGGATCAGCAACCCCGTGGACACGCACTACATCATCGGCTCGGTGGTGGGCCCGCACCCGTACCCCGACTTGGTGGCGCGGCTGCAGTCGGTTATCAGCGAGGAAATGCGCAAGCAGCTGCTGGAGAAAGTCGGCACTGAGCTGCCCGACTACGTGGTAGCCTGCGTGGGCGGCGGCTCCAACGCGGCCGGCGCGTTCTACCACTTCCTCGACGAGCCCTCGGTGCAGCTGGTAGCCGTGGAAGCCGCCGGCCACGGCATTCACTCCGGGCACTCGGCCGCCACCTCGGTGCTGGGTACGCCGGGCATCATTCACGGCAGCCGCACGCTGCTGATGCAGGACGAGCACGGGCAGATTACGGAGCCGTATTCGTTGTCGGCCGGCCTCGACTACCCCGGCATCGGGCCGCTGCATGCCCACCTGGGCGCTTCGGGCCGGGCCCGGTTCATCAGCATCGAAGACGACGAGGCGCTGCGGGCCGTGGCCGAGCTGAGCCGCCTGGAAGGCATTATTCCGGCCCTCGAAACGGCCCACGCCCTGGCCGCGCTGGGGCAGCTGGGTGCCGCCCCCTACGACGTAGTAGTGGTAAACCTCTCCGGCCGCGGCGACAAAGACCTGGAAACTTACATGAAGTACGCCGACCAGCTTAAGTAA